In Salvelinus fontinalis isolate EN_2023a unplaced genomic scaffold, ASM2944872v1 scaffold_2185, whole genome shotgun sequence, the DNA window cccggagagagaggtaggacgttgaggagacagcgagggagaagacactacacctggagagagaggtaggacgttgaggagacagcgagggagaagacactacacctggagagagaggtaggacgttgaggagacagcgagggagaagacactacacctggagagagaggtaggacgttgaggagacagcgagggagaagacactacacctggagagagaggtaggacgttgaggagacagcgagggagaagacactacacctggagagagaggtaggacgttgaggagacagcgagggagaagacactacacctggagagagaggtaggacgttgaggagacagcgagggagaagacactacacctggagagagaggtaggacgtTGAGGGGTCTaggagacagcgagggagaagacactacacctggagagagaggtaggacgttgaggagacagcgagggagaagacactacacctggagagagaggtaggacgttgaggagacagcgagggagaagacactacacctggagagagaggtaggacgtTGAGGATACAGCGAGGGAGAAGACactacacctggagagagaggtaggacgttgaggagacagcgagggagaagacactacacctggagagagaggtaggacgttgaggagacagcgagggagaagacactacacctggagagagaggtaggacgttgaggagacagcgagggagaagaCACTACACTTTGAGAGAGAGGTAGGACGTTGAAGGGTGgaggagacagcgagggagaagaCACTGCAAGGACATAGTACGTCAGGTaacacacgcaggcaggcacacagacTCACGGACACACAGACTCACGGACACACATATTCctgcactgtaggagctagaaacagaagcattttgctccactgttggagctagaaacagaagcattttgctccactgtaggagctagaaacagaagCATTTTGCTCCacggttggagctagaaacagaagGATTTTGctccactgttggagctagaaacagaagcattttgctccactgtaggagctagaaacagaagcattttgctacacagttggagctagaagcagaaGGATTTTGCtccactgtaggagctagaaacagaagCATTTTGCTCCacggttggagctagaaacagaagGATTTTTTCTCCacggttggagctagaaacagaagcattttgctacacagttggagctagaaacagaagCATTTTGCTCCacggttggagctagaaacagaagcattttgctacacagttggagctagaaacagaagcattttgctacacagttggagctagaaacagaagCATTTTGCTCCacggttggagctagaaacagaagcattttgctccactgttggagctagaaacagaagCATTTTGCTCCacggttggagctagaaacagaagcattttgctccactgttggagctagaaacagaagcattttgctccactgttggagctagaaacagaagGATTTTGctccactgttggagctagaaacagaagGATTTTGctccactgttggagctagaaacagaagCATGTTGCTCCacggttggagctagaaacagaagGATTTTGctccactgttggagctagaaacagaagACTTTTGCTCCACTGTTGCAGCTAGAAACAGAAGGATTTTGCTCCACTGTTGCAGCTAGAAACAGAAGACTTTTGCTGCCCTTGTGATAACATCTGCTGAACTTTGAACTTTGATTTGactcaatgacacacacacactcactcagtaTGTAGGTGGGAGGTCTCGAGAAGCCGAAAACAGGAGCTTGAACCAGCTGCAGCTCTGAGCCATCTGTAAAGACACAGAgcacaggttacacacacacacacaccacacagaacacaccacacagaacacaccacacaggttacacacacacacaccacacagcacacaggttacacacacacacggggcccgtttccccagacacagatcaaaggtgtcacacacacacacacacacacacacacacacacacacacacacacacacacacacacacacacacacacacacacacacacacacacacacacacacacacacacacttggggcCCGTTTCCCCAGACACAGATGGGACCCTATAAAACATTAACTCTTCATTTgtgtcctgggggggggggggggggggggggaggaccaGCCCCATAACATCATCACACTTACTGCTACACGAAGAGACGAAAGTAGCAGTCCCAAACCCaggaatgtaaaggagaggaggagcgaTCTGGAGAAgtctgggaggaggaggaggaggaggaggaagagtcaCGGccgagaggggaggagaggcagcGCCACCTACAGAGAAGACAGAAAACCCACTCAGTTTGATTTATTCAGTTccatttcaaaaaacaagcctggaTCATCAATATCTAAACTAGAGGTTAGGCATTATCACTTCTAATCTCACGTTCCCTTTTAACCAGTCTCTCAGCCACACTACCTCACTGTTGAGGAACCGCTCCTTTAACCAGTCTCTCAGCCACACTGCCTCACTGTTGAGGAACCGCTCCTTTAACCAGTCTCTCAGCCACACTACCTCACTGTTGAGGAACTGAATCCATGTTCCCTTTAACCAGTCTCTCAGCCACACTACCTCACTGTTGAGGAACCGTTCCTTTAACCAGTCTCTCAGCCACACTACCTCACTGTTGAGGAACCGTTCCTTTAACCAGTCTCTCAGCCACACTACCTCACTGTTGAGGAACTGTTCCTTTAACCAGACTCTCAGCCACACTACCTCACTGTTGAGGAACCGTTCCTTTAACCAGTCTCTCAGCCACACTACCTCACTGTTGAGGAACCGTTCCTTTAACCAGTCTCTCAGCCACACTACCTCACTGTTGAGGAACCGCTCCTTTAACCAGTCTCTCAGCCACACTACCTCACTGTTGAGGAACCGTTCCTTTAACCAGTCTCTCAGCCACAATACCTCACTGTTGAGGAACTGATCCCCGTTCCTTTAACCAGTCTCTCAGCCACACTACCTCACTGTTGAGGAACCGTTCCTTTTAACCAGTCTCTCAGCCACACTACCTCACTGTTGAGGAACCGTTCCTTTAACCAGTCTCTCAGCCACACTACCTCACTGTTGAGGAACCGTTCCTTTAACCAGTCTCTCAGCCACACTACCTCACTGTTGAGGAACCGTTCCTTTTAACCAGTCTCTCAGCCACACTACCTCACTGTTGAGGAACCGTTCCTTTAACCAGTCTCTCAGCCACACTACCTCACTGTTGAGGAACCGTTCCTTTAACCAGTCTCTCAGCCACACTACCTCACTGTTGAGGAACTGAAGACTAGACTGCTTTTAACTGAGCTGTGAACTTCTGTCTATTCCTCTTTCTCCCAGAACTGTTTACATGTTCACTATCTCCTATCCCTGTAGAGTACACTCCTTCACTATCTCCTATCCCTGTAGTGTacactccttcactctctctcttatccctgtagtgtgcactccttcactctccctTATCCCTGtagtgtgcactccttcactctccctTATCCTTGtagtgtgcactccttcactctctctcttatccCTGAGGAGTGTACACTCCTTCACTCCCTCTTATCCCTGAAGTGTAcactcattcactctctctcttatccCTGAAGTGTacactccttcactctctcttatccctgaagtgtgcactccttcactctctcttatCCCTGAAGTGTACACTCCTTCACTCTCCCTTATCCCTGtagtgtgcactccttcactctctcttatCCCTGtagtgtgcactccttcactctctctcttatccCTGAAGTGTacactccttcactctctcttatCCCTGAGGAGTGTACACTTCAGGGATAGGGAAGAAGGTAGAAACATAGTTGGTTCTAGGCCGTACCTCTGATGGGAgagtctctctgagtctctctcttcATCAGTCCATCAACAGGTTCTGtcgctctcctcttcctcagtccATCAACAGGTTCTGtcgctctcctcttcctcagtccATCAAcaggttctgtctctctcctcttctccctcttcctctgtccgtTACCAGGCTCTGTCGATCTCCTCTTCCTCAGTCCATCAAcaggttctgtctctctcctcttctctctcttcctctgtccgtTACCAGGCTCTGTCGATCTCCTCTTCCTTTGTCCATCACcaggttctgtctctctcttcctttgtCCATCACcaggtcctgtctctctcctcttctctctcttcctctgtccatcaccaggctctgtctctctcttcctctgtccatcACCAGGTTCTGTTAGGGACAACATCACAGAGGACACTGTTgtttcaatcaaccaatcaaccaactgTTGCTGACGTCATACTCTATTTCAGACCGGCCGTTGTGAGTGCAGGCTTCTGCTACGGCCAAGCAGCAACAACAGCTTATTTAAGTCTTTAATAAGCCAAGCAGCAATAAAGCTTATTTAGGTTTTTAATAAGCCAAGCAGCAACACAGGTTATTTAAGTCTTTAATAAGCCAAGCAGCAACACAGGTTATTTAAGTCTTTAATAAGCCAAGCAGCAACAACAGCTTATTTAAGTCTTTAATAAGCCAAGCAGCAACACAGGTTATTTAAGTCTTTAATAAGCCAAGCAGCAACAACAGCTTATTCAAGTCTTTAATAAGCCAAGCAGCAACAACAGCTTATTTAAGTCTTTAATAAGCCAAGCAGCAACAACAGCTTATTTAAGTCTTTAATAAGCCAAGCAGCAAAACAGCTTATTTAAGTCTTTAATAAGCCAAGCAGCAACAACAGCTTATTTAAGTCTTTAATAAGCCAAGCAGCAATACAGCTTATTTAAGTCTTTAATAAGCCAAGCAGCAACACAGCTTATTTAAGTCTTTAATAAGCCAAGCAGCAATACAGCTTATTTAAGTCTTTAATAAGCCAAGCCTTTATATCTGAACGAGGCGTGTTACCTCTCCGTATCGTGCAGTTCTGTTTCTGTCCGCCTGGCTCGGACACAGCTGTCGGTATGGCAACCTCacctacacaccacaccacaccacaccacaccacaacagacagaggaagtgagagagttgGCAGAGTGACTCTGGGACCTGGCGTCACCGggtatagaaacacaaccactagaacagacagatggcgtcaccgggtatagaaacacaaccactagaacagacagatggcatcaccgggtatagaaacacaaccactagaacagacagatggcatcaccaggtatagaaacacaaccactagaagagacagatggcatcaccaggtatagaaacacaaccactagaacagacagacGGCATCACCGggtatagaaacacaaccactagaacagacagacGGCATCACCGggtatagaaacacaaccactagaacagacagatggcatcaccaggtatagaaacacaaccactagaacagacagatggcatcaccgggtatagaaacacaaccactagaagagacagatggcatcaccaggtatagaaacacaaccactagaacagacagatggcatcaccaggtatagaaacacaaccactagaacagacagatggcatcaccgggtatagaaacacaaccactagaacagacagatggcatcaccaggtatagaaacacaaccactagaagagacagatggcatcatagaaacacaaccactagaagagacagatggcatcaccaggtatagaaacacaaccactagaacagacagatggcatcaccaggtatagaaacacaaccactagaacagacagatggcatcaccgggtatagaaacacaaccactagaacagacagatggcatcaccgggtatagaaacacaaccactagaagagacagatggcatcaccgggtatagaaacacaaccactagaagagacagatggcatcaccaggtatagaaacacaaccactagaacagacagatggcatcaccgggtatagaaacacaaccactagatcagacagatggcatcaccgggtatagaaacacaaccactagaaCAGACGGATGGCATCACCGggtatagaaacacaaccactagaacagacagatggcatcaccgggtatagaaacacaaccactagaacagacagatggtatcaccgggtatagaaacacaaccactagaacagacagatggcatcaccgggtatagaaacacaaccactagaagagacagatggcatcaccgggtatagaaacacaaccactagaacagacagatggcgtcaccgggtatagaaacacaaccactagaagagacagatggcatcaccgggtatagaaacacaaccactagaacagacagatggcatcaccaggtatagaaacacaaccactagaagagacagatggcatcaccaggtatagaaacacaaccactagaagagacagatggcatcaccgggtatagaaacacaaccactagatcagacagatggcatcaccgggtatagaaacacaaccactagaaCAGACGGATGGCATCACCGggtatagaaacacaaccactagaacagacagatagcatcaccgggtatagaaacacaaccactagaagagacagatggcatcaccaggtatagaaacacaaccactagaaCAGAGAGATGACATCACCAggtatagaaacacaaccactagaagagacagatggcatcaccgggtatagaaacacaaccactagaagagacagatggcatcaccaggtatagaaacacaaccactagaagagacagatggcatcaccaggtatagaaacacaaccactagaagagacagatggcatcaccgggtatagaaacacaaccactagaaGAGACAGACGGCATCACCAggtatagaaacacaaccactagaaGAGACAGATAGCATCATAGAAACACAGCCACTAGAAGAGACAGATAGCATCACCAggtatagaaacacaaccactagaaGAGACAGATAGCATCATAGAAACACAGCCACTAGAAGAGACAGATAGCATCATAGAAACACAGCCACTAGAAGCACCTGTTCTAAACTCCTTACCAGTCTGTATGTCCACATTAAAGTCCAGGTCAAACAACGAGTCTGAAACGGGAGATAGTTGCTTTGAGTCACTCAACCAGTCAcgatgtctgtttgtgtgtgtatgtgtatgtgtatgtgtatgtgtgtgtgtgtgtgtgtgtgtgtgtatgtgtgtgtgtgtgtgtgtgtgtgtgtgtgtgtgtgtgtgtgtgtgtgtgtgtgtgtgtgtgtgtgtgtgtgtgtgtgtaacttacCATTGAACTCAAAATGTTCCAGAAAGGCTTCCAGGTCGAATTCTGAGAAACAGGAAGAAAACAGTCAAACAGCCAATCACCTTCCCTGGCTGTGACTAAACAACCAATCACCTTCCCTGGCTCTGACTAAACAGCCAATCACCTCCCCTGGCTGTGACTAAACAACAAATCACCTTCCCTGGCTGTGCCTCACCAGGAAGTGAAGTAATATTATAACGTTCCCTGATGAGTGACAGGTTCTTGGAGCGCCCGGAAAGACACCTTTCCAAGGTGAGCAGGACTATTAGGAGATGGAGTTACGTTCGGGATGCTACCGGGCCACAAGCGAAGTCGGAAGAAGAGGAATATTGGAACAAGGAGACAGAAAGGTGGACttctgaggaggaagagggataTTGGGACAAGGAGACAGAAAGGTGGACTTCTGAGGAgcaatggaggaggaagaggaatatTGGGACAAAGGAGACAGAAAGGTGGACttctgaggaggaagagggttaTTGGGACAAGGAGACAGAAAGGTGGACTTCTGAGGAgcaatggaggaggaagagggttaTTGGGACAAAGGAGACAGAAAGGTGGACTtctgaggaggaatggaggaggaagaggaatatTGGGACAAAGGAGACAGAAAGGTGGACttctgaggaggaagagggttaTTGGGACAAGGAGACAGAAAGGTGGACTTCTGAGGAgcaatggaggaggaagagggttaTTGGGACAACGAGACAGAAAGGTGGACTTCTGAGGAgcaatggaggaggaagaggaatatTGGGACAAGGAGACAGAAAGGTGGACTTCTGAGGAgcaatggaggaggaagaggaatatTGGGACAAGGAGACAGAAAGGTGGACTTCTGAGGAgcaatggaggaggaagagggttaTTGGGACAACGAGACAGAAAGGTGGACTtctgaggaggaatggaggaggaagagagatattGGGACAACGAGACAGAAAGGTGGAC includes these proteins:
- the LOC129850688 gene encoding protein enabled homolog codes for the protein MQDVDIMDLPPFTTPEVEDFLPEFDLEAFLEHFEFNDSLFDLDFNVDIQTGEVAIPTAVSEPGGQKQNCTIRREPGDGQRKRETEPGDGQRKREKRRETGPGDGQRKRETEPGDGQRKRRSTEPGNGQRKREKRRETEPVDGLRKRRSTEPGNGQRKREKRRETEPVDGLRKRRATEPVDGLRKRRATEPVDGLMKRETQRDSPIRGGAASPPLSAVTLPPPPPPPPRLLQIAPPLLYIPGFGTATFVSSCSNGSELQLVQAPVFGFSRPPTYILSVVSSPSLSPRPLNVLPLSPGVVSSPSLSPQRPTSLSRCSVFSLAVSSTSYLSLQV